CGCTTTCGCTGATAAAACCCTCTGAATTAAACGAAATAATTAAATATTTTGCTTTAAATTCACTTAAAAGGTTAAAAAATTCATCGCTTGCTTTAGCTTTTTTATTATATTTTGAGCGGTTCCAGTCGTTTGGTATGCCACTAACTTTGCTAATTTGCTCTATATTTGGAGCTTTAAAATCGCTAATTAAATTTAACATAAAGTAGTTTGAGCCATAAGGATGTTGATTATAAGGTGGGTCAAAATACGCTATATCCACGCTTGGAATGGATTTGGCAAATTCCAAAGCGTCATTTTGGAAAACCTTAAATTCGCTTTGAAAATTTGAAAAAATCGGCATTTTTAGCTCTATTTTGCCTAAAATTCGCCTCAATGCATTTTCGCCCTGTCCGCCGAATTTACCAATGCCATCTTTGTCTTTATAAAATCCCTTAAAAACGCCACCTGTATTTGAGTGAATAGATGCCTCGCTAAGAAGTGGAGCGATAAAATATTTTTGAAATTCAGTTGGAATTTTAGATATTTCATCTCTTAAACCGCCTAAAATTAACGCATTTTGCCTTGAGTAAAAAACTCTTTCATTTTTTTGGATATTTTCATCATTTTTTGGGGCATAAAGTTCGCTTATAAAGCTCTCTTTTGGTGCGTAGTTTTGTAAAATTTGATTGTGAATTTGGCTTAAGCTTGATATAAGTTCATCATTTGCGTTTTCCAAATAGCAAGAATTTATAACAAAAGAGTATTTTTCTAAATCATTTGCCAATATCAAATTTGAGTGTTTTTTGGCTAGT
The sequence above is a segment of the Campylobacter hyointestinalis subsp. lawsonii genome. Coding sequences within it:
- a CDS encoding DNA adenine methylase, translated to MKEKKEYLSEQLISYLGNKRSLLNSIDSVVCDIRKNFKKEKISFADVFSGSGVVARLAKKHSNLILANDLEKYSFVINSCYLENANDELISSLSQIHNQILQNYAPKESFISELYAPKNDENIQKNERVFYSRQNALILGGLRDEISKIPTEFQKYFIAPLLSEASIHSNTGGVFKGFYKDKDGIGKFGGQGENALRRILGKIELKMPIFSNFQSEFKVFQNDALEFAKSIPSVDIAYFDPPYNQHPYGSNYFMLNLISDFKAPNIEQISKVSGIPNDWNRSKYNKKAKASDEFFNLLSEFKAKYLIISFNSEGFISESEFLTNLNKIGNVKKVEIKYPTYRASRNLNSRDIHVTEYLYIVKKGG